A stretch of the Larimichthys crocea isolate SSNF chromosome IX, L_crocea_2.0, whole genome shotgun sequence genome encodes the following:
- the ess2 gene encoding splicing factor ESS-2 homolog → MEGSASVRKSLSGTLVPLTVTTVALLQQPEEKDEEKLNRKVLDEEQYIESLEKIIQRDFFPDVTKLQAQKDYLDAEESGDLERMREISIRYGSSLTKSTPRSSAPYVTPASFETPVGRAGSPSSIHGSKGLDGESKDDDKREKELPCLDRFLAKNTSEDNASFEHIMDLAKDKEKLRHSWLYEAEAEYKERHEQNLALPSVEKGALECVKAGLETWEYKAKNALMYYPEGVKDDDALFKKPREVIHKNTRFNADPFSKALNKSQIQQAAALNAQFKQGKVGPDGKELIPHESPTVNGYGFETMPSPAPGVAESPLMTWGEIESTPFRLDGSDTPYVERNHGPSFKIPEPGRRERLGLKMANEAAAKNRAKKQEALRKVTENLASLTPKGLSPALTPALQRLVNRTSNKYTDKALRASYTPSPSHRVIGCKSPFGGPSTPSGTPTPNKAKTPSSQDVTSLTDNLLQLPKRRKASDFF, encoded by the exons CTCGATGAAGAGCAGTACATAGAG AGTCTAGAGAAGATCATCCAGAGGGATTTCTTCCCAGATGTGACTAAATTACAAGCGCAGAAGGACTACCTCGACGCTGAGGAAAGCGGCGAcctggagaggatgagagagataTCCATCCGATACGGATCATCTTTGACTAAATCTACGCCACGGTCCTCCGCACCCT ATGTGACGCCAGCTAGCTTTGAGACGCCAGTGGGTCGCGCAggctctccctcctccattcATGGCAGTAAAGGTTTAGATGGGG AGAGCAAGGATGATgacaagagggagaaagagctGCCCTGTCTGGATCGTTTCCTTGCTAAAAATACCAGTGAGGATAATGCATCATTTGAGCACATAATGGATTTggcaaaagacaaagagaagctgAGGCATTCCTGGTTATATGAGGCCGAGGCTGAATACAAGGAG CGCCATGAGCAGAACCTTGCCTTACCATCAGTAGAGAAAGGAGCTCTTGAATGTGTCAAAGCTGGACTTGAGACATGGGAGTACAAAGCGAAGAATGCCTTGATGTATTATCCAGAGG GCGTCAAAGACGATGATGCTTTATTTAAGAAGCCACGAGAGGTCATTCACAAGAACACACGCTTTAACGCAGACCCGTTCAGCAAAGCTCTCAATAAGAGCCAGATTCAGCAGGCCGCAGCCCTCAACGCACAG TTCAAACAGGGTAAAGTCGGCCCAGATGGGAAAGAGCTCATCCCACATGAATCGCCAACAGTGAATGGATATGGTTTTGAAACAATGCCTTCCCCTGCACCTG GTGTAGCTGAGTCTCCTCTGATGACCTGGGGTGAGATCGAGAGCACCCCGTTTCGTCTGGACGGATCAGACACTCCGTATGTTGAGAGGAATCATGGTCCATCATTTAAG aTTCCAGAGCCAGGAAGACGAGAGAGGCTGGGATTAAAGATGGCcaatgaagctgcagccaaAAACCGAGCCAAGAAACAAGAGGCATTGCGAAAGGTCACAGAGAACCTTGCAAG tcTTACACCTAAAGGCCTGAGCCCAGCCCTCACGCCCGCACTTCAGAGGCTCGTAAATCGGACATCTaacaaatacacagacaaaGCACTGCGAGCGAGTTACACCCCGTCGCCCTCGCACAGAGTCATTGGCTGCAAGTCTCCCTTCGGTGGCCCTTCGACTCCCTCAGGAACGCCGACACCAAACAAAGCCAAGACGCCGAGCTCTCAGGACGTTACATCACTTACAGACAATCTGCTGCAACTTCCCAAGAGACGGAAAGCATCAGACTTTTTCTGA